The proteins below are encoded in one region of Ostrea edulis chromosome 3, xbOstEdul1.1, whole genome shotgun sequence:
- the LOC125673479 gene encoding uncharacterized protein LOC125673479 isoform X1: MYHSCIEKGDETIKPAFSPEMPTTAWTWKNAPGNLTCEVEGDPRPTVKWFTIPNESGERTQISEGGFYSFSTKYKGLNTVISTLRVVYDFSTPLGEYLCKATINLGSTNRTIRLRKAGECCTVDFYKTYLVAFNATQDYSNEKLPKYGNQVVGMNKLKSMMKVICTKTEISGK; the protein is encoded by the exons ATGTACCATTCCTGCATTGAGAAGGGAGATGag ACAATTAAACCTGCCTTTAGTCCAGAAATGCCAACTACAGCCTGGACATGGAAGAATGCTCCTGGGAACCTCACTTGTGAAGTGGAAGGAGACCCAAGACCCACGGTTAAATGGTTTACTATTCCTAATGAAAGTGGAGAAAGAACACAAATTTCTGAAGGAGGATTTTACTCATTCAGCACCAAGTATAAGGGATTAAATACTGTTATTAGTACTTTAAGA GTTGTCTATGATTTCAGCACACCACTAGGAGAATATCTTTGTAAAGCCACAATTAATTTAGGGAGCACTAACAGAACAATTAGACTGAGGAAAGCAG GGGAATGTTGCACCGTTGATTTCTACAAGACTTATTTGGTTGCCTTTAATGCAACGCAGGACTATTCTAACGAAAAATTACCGAAATATGGGAACCAAGTCGTCGGCATGAACAAGCTTAAATCTATGATGAAAGTGATCTGTACCAAAACAGAAATATCAGGAAAATAA
- the LOC125673479 gene encoding kettin homolog isoform X2: MYHSCIEKGDETIKPAFSPEMPTTAWTWKNAPGNLTCEVEGDPRPTVKWFTIPNESGERTQISEGGFYSFSTKYKGLNTVISTLRVVYDFSTPLGEYLCKATINLGSTNRTIRLRKADSIALWSGDTFSLVLRGMLHR; this comes from the exons ATGTACCATTCCTGCATTGAGAAGGGAGATGag ACAATTAAACCTGCCTTTAGTCCAGAAATGCCAACTACAGCCTGGACATGGAAGAATGCTCCTGGGAACCTCACTTGTGAAGTGGAAGGAGACCCAAGACCCACGGTTAAATGGTTTACTATTCCTAATGAAAGTGGAGAAAGAACACAAATTTCTGAAGGAGGATTTTACTCATTCAGCACCAAGTATAAGGGATTAAATACTGTTATTAGTACTTTAAGA GTTGTCTATGATTTCAGCACACCACTAGGAGAATATCTTTGTAAAGCCACAATTAATTTAGGGAGCACTAACAGAACAATTAGACTGAGGAAAGCAG attccatagccctttgGAGtggtgatactttttcactagtactcag GGGAATGTTGCACCGTTGA